A portion of the Jatrophihabitans sp. genome contains these proteins:
- a CDS encoding mechanosensitive ion channel family protein produces METSANPLAERLEPAALPAYWHEHASLLITKPLQLLAILLAALVLRMLAHRWINRLSAASAAGRVPAILSPLADRAGGLPFWESAGLVSERRKQRADTIASVLRSAVSFLIFITAFLLVLQVFAINLAPFVAGTSLVGVAVGFGAQNIVKDFLAGMFMMLEDQYGVGDVIDVKEATGTVEAVGLRTTRLRDVEGVAWYVRNGEIVRVGNMSQQYAQVVLDVPVGIGQDVPSALAAIAQAGAELYADQQWLPSLLAEPEVLGIEQLGREETVLRVVARVKPLEQWRVARELRARIRSRLDSAGVGHALPGPDLAG; encoded by the coding sequence GTGGAGACTTCTGCGAATCCGTTGGCCGAGCGGCTGGAGCCCGCCGCGCTGCCCGCTTACTGGCACGAGCACGCCAGCCTGCTGATCACCAAACCGTTGCAGTTGCTGGCCATTCTGCTCGCGGCGCTGGTGCTGAGGATGCTGGCTCATCGCTGGATCAATCGGCTCAGCGCCGCCAGCGCGGCCGGCCGGGTGCCGGCCATCCTGAGCCCGCTCGCCGACCGCGCCGGCGGCCTGCCGTTCTGGGAGTCGGCGGGCCTGGTCAGCGAGCGGCGCAAGCAGCGGGCCGACACCATCGCCTCGGTGCTGCGCAGCGCGGTGAGCTTCCTGATCTTCATCACCGCGTTCCTGCTGGTGCTGCAGGTGTTCGCCATCAACCTGGCGCCGTTCGTGGCCGGCACCTCGCTGGTCGGGGTAGCGGTCGGCTTCGGCGCCCAGAACATCGTCAAGGACTTCCTGGCCGGCATGTTCATGATGCTCGAGGACCAGTACGGCGTCGGCGACGTCATCGACGTCAAGGAGGCCACCGGCACCGTCGAGGCGGTGGGGCTGCGCACCACCCGGCTGCGTGACGTCGAGGGGGTGGCCTGGTACGTGCGTAACGGAGAGATCGTCCGGGTCGGCAACATGTCCCAGCAGTACGCCCAGGTGGTGCTCGACGTTCCGGTCGGCATCGGCCAGGACGTGCCGAGCGCTCTGGCGGCGATCGCCCAGGCCGGCGCGGAGTTGTACGCCGACCAGCAGTGGCTGCCCAGCCTGCTGGCCGAGCCGGAGGTGCTGGGCATCGAGCAGCTCGGGCGCGAGGAGACGGTGTTGCGGGTGGTGGCGCGGGTCAAGCCGCTGGAGCAGTGGCGGGTCGCTCGGGAGTTGCGGGCCCGGATCAGGTCCCGGCTCGACAGCGCCGGTGTGGGTCACGCCCTGCCCGGTCCAGACCTAGCCGGGTGA
- a CDS encoding globin produces MVSADFFERAGGEQTFRSLVQRFYDGVALDPVLRPLYPEEELEAAADRLALFLIQYWGGPTTYSQSRGHPRLRMRHAPFVIGAAERDAWLRHMREALDSLQLPEDVATPIWEYLRMAAESMRNSHT; encoded by the coding sequence ATGGTGAGCGCGGACTTCTTCGAGCGGGCCGGTGGCGAGCAGACCTTCCGGTCGCTGGTGCAGCGGTTCTACGACGGGGTGGCGCTGGACCCGGTGCTGCGACCGCTCTATCCCGAGGAGGAGCTGGAAGCAGCCGCTGACCGGCTGGCCCTGTTCCTGATCCAGTACTGGGGCGGCCCGACCACCTACTCCCAGAGCCGAGGCCATCCCCGGTTGCGGATGCGGCACGCTCCGTTCGTGATCGGAGCGGCCGAACGCGACGCCTGGCTGCGGCACATGCGCGAGGCGCTGGACTCACTGCAGCTGCCCGAGGACGTGGCCACCCCGATCTGGGAGTACCTGAGGATGGCGGCCGAATCGATGCGCAACTCGCACACCTGA
- a CDS encoding alpha-amylase family glycosyl hydrolase has translation MPDTPIENPDRSRGSSAPRLVLSEVTAPPEHVFVSGPDAPYLSGADWWRSAVFYQVYPKSFADGNGDGVGDLIGVRDRLDHLRELGVDAIWLSPFYTSPMADGGYDVADPTDVDPMFGDLSDFDALLAAAHERDIKVTVDIVPNHFSDQHPWFQQALAAGPGSPERARFIFRDGKGPDGSEPPNNWPAIFGGPAWNRVPDGQWYLHLFAPEQPDLNWDNPEVGAEFERILRFWMDRGVDGFRVDVAHSMAKPKGLPDMDLTDYLGPNTQLDPDLRFDQDGVHECLRLFRRVMDDYPHRMAVGEAWVPDDVRLARYVRSDELHLTFNFRLIEAAWSAKDFTEAIDGSLKAMAEVGAPCTWVLSNHDIVRHTTRYGGGALGQVRGRAAALVLLSLPGAAYLYNGDELGLENVELPDEVLQDPTWKRSGYTERGRDGERVPLPWEGDEPPFGFSASSDTWLPMPPEWRPFTVQAQLRDPDSTLWLYRRALLLRRELKELHGSSFAWLEAPEGCLAYRRGPDLAVALNAGEEPVELPPGEILLSSSPIVDDKLPANTAVWLRV, from the coding sequence GTGCCCGACACGCCCATCGAGAACCCCGACCGCTCCCGCGGCTCCTCTGCCCCGAGGCTCGTCCTCAGCGAGGTGACCGCTCCCCCCGAGCACGTGTTCGTCAGCGGCCCTGACGCGCCCTACCTCAGCGGCGCGGACTGGTGGCGCAGCGCGGTGTTCTACCAGGTCTATCCCAAGAGCTTCGCCGACGGCAACGGCGACGGCGTCGGGGACCTGATCGGCGTCCGAGACCGGCTCGACCACCTGCGAGAGCTCGGAGTCGACGCGATCTGGCTCAGCCCGTTCTACACCTCCCCGATGGCCGACGGCGGCTATGACGTGGCCGATCCCACGGACGTGGACCCGATGTTCGGCGACCTCTCCGACTTCGACGCCCTGCTGGCCGCCGCGCACGAGCGCGACATCAAGGTCACCGTCGACATCGTCCCCAATCACTTCTCAGACCAGCATCCGTGGTTCCAGCAGGCGCTGGCCGCCGGTCCAGGCTCACCCGAGCGGGCCCGGTTCATCTTTCGCGACGGCAAGGGCCCGGACGGCTCGGAGCCGCCGAACAACTGGCCGGCCATCTTCGGCGGCCCCGCCTGGAACCGGGTGCCCGACGGGCAGTGGTACCTGCACCTGTTCGCCCCCGAGCAGCCCGACCTGAACTGGGACAACCCCGAGGTGGGCGCTGAGTTCGAGCGGATCCTGCGGTTCTGGATGGATCGCGGCGTGGACGGTTTCCGGGTCGACGTCGCGCACTCGATGGCCAAGCCGAAGGGCTTGCCCGACATGGACCTGACCGACTACCTCGGCCCGAACACCCAGCTGGACCCCGACCTGCGTTTTGACCAGGACGGCGTGCACGAATGCCTGCGGTTGTTCCGCCGGGTGATGGACGACTACCCGCACCGGATGGCGGTGGGCGAGGCGTGGGTGCCCGACGACGTCCGGCTGGCCCGTTACGTCCGTTCCGACGAGCTGCACCTGACCTTCAACTTCCGGTTGATCGAGGCGGCCTGGTCGGCCAAGGACTTCACCGAGGCCATCGACGGCTCGCTCAAGGCGATGGCGGAGGTCGGCGCGCCGTGCACCTGGGTGCTGTCCAACCACGACATAGTGCGCCACACCACCCGCTACGGCGGTGGGGCACTGGGCCAGGTCCGAGGCCGGGCCGCCGCGCTGGTCCTGCTGTCGCTGCCCGGGGCGGCCTACCTGTACAACGGCGACGAGCTCGGGCTGGAGAACGTCGAACTGCCCGACGAGGTGCTGCAGGACCCGACCTGGAAGCGCAGCGGTTACACCGAACGCGGCCGCGACGGCGAGCGGGTGCCGCTGCCGTGGGAGGGCGACGAGCCGCCGTTCGGGTTCAGCGCCTCCTCCGACACGTGGCTGCCGATGCCGCCGGAGTGGCGCCCCTTCACGGTCCAGGCCCAGCTGCGCGACCCCGACTCCACCTTGTGGCTGTACCGCCGGGCGCTGCTTCTGCGCCGGGAGCTCAAGGAGCTGCACGGCTCGTCCTTCGCCTGGTTGGAGGCGCCCGAGGGCTGCCTGGCCTACCGGCGCGGGCCGGACCTGGCGGTCGCGCTCAACGCCGGCGAAGAGCCGGTCGAGCTGCCGCCGGGCGAGATCCTGCTGTCCTCCTCCCCGATCGTCGATGACAAGCTGCCGGCCAACACCGCGGTGTGGCTGCGGGTCTGA
- a CDS encoding DUF2332 domain-containing protein produces MTSLADQFRRHARHLPDGLYRTLMLSMAEDLQAGGVVAEICRDWADAPANAVVQLRLLAGVQRLALSRAEPQLAMYYPNLGGAASPAEAWRDFEPVLRRHVDELRQALTIAPQTNEPGRSVPLLVGLFDAVGRSGLSSVRLLELGASAGLNLLTDRFFIAGEGWSHGPASSPLRLTEAVLGPVAPVPFTVVDRRGCDLAPVDATTVEGRLRLTSFVWPHDLHRHERLRAALAIAASHPVTVDSAPASAWLASMLQSPPADGVLTVVWHSITRQYWPPEEVAATSRVLDAARDRMPIAHIAMEFPVAEAAGPDGEPEYRPPELTLRLSAPGGLADRAPVLLGTAAEHGVPVRLASSS; encoded by the coding sequence ATGACGAGCCTGGCCGACCAGTTCCGCCGGCACGCGCGGCACCTGCCGGACGGGCTGTACCGGACGCTGATGCTGTCGATGGCCGAGGACCTGCAGGCCGGCGGCGTGGTCGCCGAGATCTGCCGGGACTGGGCAGACGCGCCGGCCAACGCGGTGGTGCAACTGCGGCTGCTGGCCGGCGTCCAGCGCTTGGCGCTGAGCCGGGCCGAGCCGCAGCTGGCGATGTACTACCCGAACCTGGGCGGCGCCGCCTCGCCGGCCGAGGCCTGGCGCGACTTCGAGCCGGTGCTGCGACGCCACGTCGACGAGCTGCGCCAGGCGCTGACGATCGCGCCGCAGACCAACGAGCCAGGACGCTCCGTGCCGCTGCTGGTCGGGCTGTTCGACGCGGTCGGCAGGTCCGGGCTGTCCTCGGTGCGGCTGCTCGAGCTCGGCGCCTCCGCCGGGCTCAACCTGCTGACGGACCGGTTCTTCATCGCCGGCGAGGGCTGGTCCCACGGTCCGGCGTCCTCGCCGTTGCGGTTGACAGAGGCAGTGCTCGGGCCGGTCGCGCCCGTGCCGTTCACGGTGGTGGACCGGCGCGGTTGTGACCTGGCGCCGGTCGACGCCACGACGGTGGAGGGTCGGCTGCGGCTGACCTCGTTCGTCTGGCCACATGACCTGCACCGGCACGAGCGGTTGCGAGCGGCGCTGGCGATCGCCGCGTCGCACCCCGTCACGGTGGACTCCGCGCCCGCTTCGGCCTGGCTGGCATCGATGCTCCAGTCCCCGCCCGCGGACGGCGTGCTCACCGTGGTCTGGCACTCGATCACCCGGCAGTACTGGCCGCCGGAGGAGGTGGCGGCCACGTCGCGGGTGCTCGACGCCGCCCGGGACCGGATGCCGATCGCCCATATCGCCATGGAGTTTCCCGTGGCCGAGGCCGCCGGCCCGGACGGCGAGCCGGAGTACCGGCCGCCCGAGCTGACCCTGCGGCTTTCTGCCCCTGGCGGTCTCGCCGACCGCGCGCCGGTGCTGCTGGGCACAGCGGCCGAACACGGTGTTCCGGTGCGGCTGGCTTCCTCCTCGTGA
- a CDS encoding SDR family oxidoreductase encodes MAVLDLTGKTVIVTGASSGIGEATARALHAAGALPVLAARRADRLRELSEQLGGALAAPTDVTDPAARHALIQATLDRHGRIDGLVNNAGAGILKLLVDTEPEEFSQLLELNLVSALAMTQAVLPAMREQGGGRIVNVSSGVIQTPAPTVSAYAASKAGLAMMSAVARVELAADGVEVSTVFPSLTATEFAGGIYQLGTEPFPGFVVHSTGYVAQVILRALRTGEASIDIPHGAEQPELIETPVG; translated from the coding sequence ATGGCCGTTCTGGATCTCACCGGTAAGACCGTGATCGTCACCGGCGCCTCCTCCGGCATCGGCGAGGCGACCGCCCGCGCGCTGCACGCCGCCGGCGCGCTGCCGGTGTTGGCGGCACGCCGGGCCGACCGGCTGCGGGAGCTGAGCGAGCAACTCGGCGGCGCGCTGGCGGCGCCGACCGACGTCACCGACCCGGCCGCCCGGCACGCGCTGATTCAGGCCACCCTCGACCGGCACGGCCGGATCGACGGGCTGGTCAACAACGCCGGCGCCGGCATCCTCAAGCTGCTGGTCGACACCGAGCCGGAGGAGTTCAGCCAGCTGCTGGAGCTCAACCTGGTCAGCGCGCTGGCGATGACGCAGGCCGTGCTGCCCGCCATGCGCGAGCAGGGCGGCGGCCGGATCGTCAACGTCTCCTCCGGCGTGATCCAGACGCCCGCGCCGACGGTGTCGGCCTACGCCGCCAGCAAGGCCGGCCTGGCGATGATGAGCGCGGTGGCCCGGGTGGAGCTGGCCGCCGACGGCGTCGAGGTGTCCACCGTGTTCCCGTCGCTGACCGCCACCGAGTTCGCCGGCGGCATCTACCAGCTCGGGACCGAGCCGTTTCCCGGCTTCGTCGTGCACAGCACCGGCTACGTCGCCCAGGTGATCCTGCGGGCGTTGCGCACCGGCGAGGCCAGCATCGACATCCCGCACGGCGCCGAGCAGCCCGAGCTGATCGAGACTCCGGTCGGCTGA
- a CDS encoding thioesterase family protein has protein sequence MARFVARCAMRWSDMDAYGHVNNTAYLAYLEQARVSMFFDRHDLAFSSGTVVSHHEITYLRPVIYHPEPLRLELWVERIRAASFNVRYHVYDGPTLAAKAVTTLVAFDFTVDRPRRLTEDEVAILISYADEPTGSGQPADLGQPAAGAPVRPTGRGQAAVDESITGSPAAQD, from the coding sequence GTGGCACGCTTCGTCGCTCGCTGCGCGATGCGGTGGTCAGACATGGACGCCTACGGGCATGTCAACAACACCGCCTACCTCGCCTACCTCGAACAGGCACGAGTGTCGATGTTCTTCGACCGCCACGACCTGGCGTTCTCCAGCGGCACCGTGGTCTCACACCACGAGATCACCTACCTGCGTCCGGTGATCTACCACCCCGAGCCCTTACGGCTGGAGTTGTGGGTGGAGCGGATTCGGGCCGCGTCCTTCAACGTCCGCTACCACGTCTACGACGGACCGACGCTGGCCGCCAAGGCCGTCACGACGCTGGTGGCATTCGACTTCACCGTCGACCGGCCCCGACGCCTGACCGAAGACGAGGTGGCGATCTTGATCAGTTACGCCGACGAGCCGACCGGTTCGGGCCAGCCCGCCGACCTGGGCCAGCCGGCAGCCGGCGCGCCGGTCCGGCCGACCGGTCGCGGCCAGGCCGCAGTCGACGAGTCGATCACCGGCTCGCCGGCCGCGCAGGACTGA
- the ettA gene encoding energy-dependent translational throttle protein EttA: protein MAQYIYSMHKVRKAHGDKVILDDVTLAFLPGAKIGVVGPNGAGKSTVLKIMAGLDQASNGDALIAPGASVGLLQQEPPLDESKTVRENVEDAVAEMRGYLARFEEVSAAMGDPDADFDTLLAEQGDLMEKIEHGEGWELDSRIEQAMDALRCPPGDEEVTHLSGGERRRVALCKLLLEQPDLLLLDEPTNHLDAESVQWLEQHLSKYPGTILAVTHDRYFLDNVAEWILELDRGRAHPYEGNYSTYLEKKAERLKIEGKKDQKLQRRLLEELDWVRQNAKGRQAKSKARLQRYEEMAAEAEKTRKLDFEEIQIPPGPRLGNVVVEVSHLDKGFDGRVLVKDLSFSLPRGGIVGVIGPNGVGKTTLFKTIVGLERPDSGEVRVGETVKVSYVDQNRGGIESTKNVWQVVSDGLDYIKVGQVEMPSRAYVSAFGFKGPDQQKAAGVLSGGERNRLNLALTLKEGGNLLLLDEPTNDLDVETLGSLENALLEFPGCAVVISHDRWFLDRIATHILAWEGNDSNPAQWYWYEGNFESYEKNKVERLGADAARPHAVTYRKLTRD, encoded by the coding sequence GTGGCTCAGTACATCTACTCCATGCACAAGGTGCGCAAGGCGCATGGCGACAAGGTCATCCTCGACGATGTCACCCTCGCCTTTCTGCCCGGGGCCAAGATCGGCGTGGTCGGTCCGAACGGCGCGGGCAAGTCCACCGTGCTCAAGATCATGGCCGGGCTGGACCAGGCGTCCAACGGCGATGCCCTGATCGCCCCAGGCGCCTCGGTGGGCCTGCTGCAGCAGGAACCGCCGCTGGACGAGTCCAAGACGGTCCGCGAGAACGTCGAGGATGCGGTCGCCGAGATGCGCGGCTACCTGGCGCGCTTCGAGGAGGTGTCGGCCGCGATGGGCGACCCGGACGCGGACTTCGACACGTTGCTGGCCGAGCAGGGCGACCTGATGGAGAAGATCGAGCACGGCGAGGGCTGGGAACTGGACTCCCGCATCGAGCAGGCTATGGACGCGCTGCGCTGCCCGCCCGGCGACGAGGAGGTCACCCACCTGTCCGGTGGCGAGCGTCGCCGGGTCGCGCTGTGCAAGCTGCTGTTGGAGCAGCCGGACCTGCTGCTGCTCGACGAGCCGACCAACCACCTCGACGCCGAGAGCGTCCAGTGGCTTGAGCAGCACCTGTCCAAGTACCCGGGCACCATCCTGGCCGTCACCCACGACCGGTACTTCCTCGACAACGTCGCCGAGTGGATCCTCGAGCTTGACCGCGGCCGGGCGCACCCCTATGAGGGCAACTACTCCACCTACCTGGAGAAGAAGGCCGAGCGGCTCAAGATCGAGGGCAAGAAGGACCAGAAGCTGCAGCGACGGCTCCTGGAGGAGCTCGACTGGGTGCGCCAGAACGCCAAGGGCCGGCAGGCCAAGTCCAAGGCCCGCCTGCAGCGCTATGAGGAGATGGCCGCCGAGGCGGAGAAGACCCGCAAGCTCGACTTTGAAGAGATCCAGATTCCGCCGGGTCCGCGGCTGGGCAACGTGGTGGTCGAGGTCAGTCACCTGGACAAGGGCTTCGACGGCCGGGTGCTGGTCAAGGACCTGTCCTTCTCGCTGCCGCGCGGCGGCATCGTGGGGGTGATCGGCCCGAACGGGGTCGGTAAGACCACCCTGTTCAAGACGATCGTCGGGCTCGAGCGGCCCGACTCCGGCGAGGTCCGGGTCGGTGAGACGGTCAAGGTCAGCTACGTGGACCAGAACCGCGGCGGGATCGAATCGACCAAGAACGTCTGGCAGGTGGTCTCCGACGGCCTGGACTACATCAAGGTCGGCCAGGTCGAGATGCCCAGCCGCGCCTACGTCTCCGCCTTCGGCTTCAAGGGCCCAGACCAGCAGAAGGCAGCCGGGGTGCTGTCCGGCGGCGAACGGAACCGGCTGAACTTGGCCCTGACCCTCAAGGAGGGCGGGAACCTGCTGCTGCTCGACGAGCCCACCAACGACCTCGACGTCGAAACCCTCGGCTCCCTGGAGAACGCGCTGCTGGAGTTCCCGGGCTGCGCCGTGGTGATCAGTCACGATCGCTGGTTCCTGGACCGGATCGCCACCCACATCCTGGCCTGGGAGGGCAACGACTCCAACCCGGCCCAGTGGTACTGGTACGAGGGCAACTTCGAGTCCTATGAGAAGAACAAGGTCGAGCGGTTGGGCGCCGATGCCGCGCGCCCGCATGCCGTCACCTACCGCAAGCTGACCCGCGACTGA
- the ssb gene encoding single-stranded DNA-binding protein, with product MYGTSITLVGNVVDEVANRPTASGLSRVSFRVASTQRRKDRDTGQWVDGHKFFVNVTFWREFAENVAASLKKGDPVVLHGRIFSRQYVKDEANHIAYEIEPESIGHDLARGTAEFKKRKNGFSGSVELDADGMPIRAEDQGYELVDEPDPVGGLHEPARQLAPAG from the coding sequence GTGTACGGAACCAGCATCACCCTCGTCGGCAATGTGGTGGACGAGGTCGCCAACCGCCCCACCGCCTCGGGCCTGTCCCGGGTGTCCTTCCGCGTCGCCAGCACCCAGCGCCGCAAGGACCGCGACACCGGCCAGTGGGTGGACGGCCACAAGTTCTTCGTGAATGTGACGTTCTGGCGGGAGTTCGCAGAGAATGTCGCCGCCTCGTTGAAGAAGGGCGATCCAGTCGTGCTCCACGGCCGGATCTTCTCCAGGCAGTACGTCAAGGACGAGGCCAACCACATCGCCTACGAGATCGAGCCGGAGTCGATCGGCCATGACCTGGCCAGGGGCACCGCGGAGTTCAAGAAGCGCAAGAACGGCTTCTCCGGCTCGGTGGAGCTCGACGCCGACGGCATGCCGATCCGCGCTGAGGATCAGGGTTACGAGCTCGTCGACGAGCCGGACCCCGTCGGCGGCCTCCACGAGCCAGCCAGGCAGCTGGCGCCCGCAGGCTGA